CCTGAGCGATCCGGACCAGCGCCACCCGGCCGGCACCGTCGAGCCTGGTGGCGTCCGCGCCGGTCACGACCGCGACGTCGCCGGTCCCCAGGCGCTCGCCGCCGACGGAGCAGGAGCCGTCGAGCACCACGACGACCACGCTCTCCGTCCCCGGTACGACGTCCGCCGTTCCGTCGAGGTGGAGCACCTCGATCGTTCCGGTCGTCGTACCGCGGCGGGTCATCAGGTTGAGGTCGCGCGTGGGCCGCTCGACCGTGCACGACACCACCAGCCCTCCGTCGAACGCGAAGGGCACGTCGCGCTCCAGCGGGTGGACGCCGTCGGGCAGGTGGAGCGCCATGCCCTCGCCCTCGACCAGCACGATCGTCCGGTCGACGCCTGGGAATAGCGAGAAGGCGCCGCTCTGCGTCACGTCGGCGAGGCTCACCCGCCACGCGAAGTCGTCGGACGAGCCGCTCATGGCGAGCTCGGTGGTCAGTCCCTGGCCGTTGCGCCAGGGGATGCGGGGCAGGTCCGCGGCGCGGGTGATCGTGGTGGTCATCGTCGTCCAGTCCACCGGATGCGAGCCAGGTGCGGAAGGCTGCCTCAGCTGTCGGTATCCCGGATCCCAGACTCGGCCCGGGCCGCCACGAACGCCGCGACGCAGCGCCGGACGTCGTCCTGGTCGTGGGCGGCGGAGAGCTGGACACGGATCCGGGCCTTCCCGAGGGGGACCACCGGGTAGGAGAACGCGACGACGTGGACACCGTGGTCCACCATCCGCTCGGCGACCTCGCCGGCGAGGCGGGCGTCCCCGAACATGACCGGGACGATCGGGTGCTCGCCGGGCAGCAGGTCGAAGCCTGCCTCGGTCATCAGCTCGCGGAACAGCGCACTGCTCCGGCGCAGGCGATCCCGTGCCCCGGCCCCGGCGGCGACCAGGTCGAGTGCGGCGAGCGAGCCGGCCACGACCGGCGGGGCGACCGCGTTCGAGAACAGGTAGGGACGTGAGCGCTGGCGCAG
Above is a genomic segment from Nocardioides aromaticivorans containing:
- a CDS encoding HutD/Ves family protein: MTTTITRAADLPRIPWRNGQGLTTELAMSGSSDDFAWRVSLADVTQSGAFSLFPGVDRTIVLVEGEGMALHLPDGVHPLERDVPFAFDGGLVVSCTVERPTRDLNLMTRRGTTTGTIEVLHLDGTADVVPGTESVVVVVLDGSCSVGGERLGTGDVAVVTGADATRLDGAGRVALVRIAQAG